The Streptomyces sp. NBC_01244 genome contains a region encoding:
- a CDS encoding M4 family metallopeptidase, translating to MSPTPQRRATTAGALVAAAALLAVGIQTGSANADATASQAGQVAQANPGAANLKLSASERATLLAEANSTTAQAAKALGLGSGEKLIVRDVVKDVDGTTHTSYERTYDGIPVLGGDLTVRAKGGVTKLVTKATNHDLKVDTTATVAPSAAEGQAVAAANAEGSKDVKASKGARKVIWAAEGAPVLAFETVVGGLQHDGTPSELHVVTNAKTGAKITEWQAVKTGTGNTMYSGQVTIGTSQSGSNFTLNDATRGGHKTNNLNRATSGTGTLFSGPDDIWGNGLPANLETAASDAHYGAQVTWDYFKNVHGRNGLRNDGVSPYSRVHYGNNYVNAFWDDSCFCMTYGDGDGNAKPLTSTDVAAHEMTHGLTSVTGNMTYAGEPGGLNEATSDIFAAAVEFYAANPQDVGDYLVGEKIDIRGNGTPLRYMDKPSKDGSSKDAWYSGIGSIDVHYSSGPANHWYYLASEGSGAKVVNGVSYDSPTSDGLPVTAIGRDAASKIWFRALTTNLFRSNTNYAAARTATLQAAADLYGAGSTTYNNAANAWAAINVGPRIVNGVTVTNPGNQTTVTGSAVSLQVQATSTNAGALSYAATGLPAGLSINSSNGLISGTASTAGTSNVTVTVTDSANQTGTAAFTWTVGTSQPNVFENTTDYAIADNATVDSPITVNRTGNAPSTLKVDLNILHTYIGDLKVDLVAPDGTLYNLHNRTGGSADNIIKSVTVNASSEVAQGVWKLRVNDNANIDTGKIDSWKLTF from the coding sequence TTGAGTCCCACCCCCCAGCGGCGTGCCACCACGGCCGGCGCGCTTGTTGCCGCGGCCGCTCTCCTCGCCGTAGGCATCCAGACCGGATCCGCCAACGCCGACGCCACCGCGTCGCAGGCCGGACAGGTCGCCCAGGCCAACCCGGGCGCGGCCAATCTCAAACTCAGCGCTTCGGAGCGTGCGACGCTCCTGGCCGAGGCCAACTCCACCACCGCGCAGGCCGCCAAGGCGCTCGGCCTCGGCAGCGGCGAGAAGCTCATCGTCCGCGACGTGGTCAAGGACGTGGACGGCACCACCCACACCTCGTACGAGCGCACCTACGACGGCATACCGGTGCTCGGCGGTGACCTGACCGTCCGCGCCAAGGGCGGCGTCACCAAGCTCGTCACCAAGGCCACCAACCACGACCTGAAGGTGGACACCACCGCCACCGTCGCGCCGTCCGCCGCGGAGGGCCAGGCGGTCGCCGCCGCCAACGCCGAGGGCTCCAAGGACGTCAAGGCCAGCAAGGGCGCCCGCAAGGTGATCTGGGCGGCCGAGGGCGCTCCGGTCCTCGCCTTCGAGACCGTCGTCGGCGGCCTCCAGCACGACGGCACGCCCAGCGAGCTGCACGTGGTGACCAACGCCAAGACCGGCGCGAAGATCACCGAGTGGCAGGCCGTCAAGACCGGCACCGGCAACACCATGTACAGCGGCCAGGTGACGATCGGCACCTCGCAGTCGGGCAGCAACTTCACGCTGAACGACGCCACGCGCGGCGGCCACAAGACCAACAACCTCAACCGGGCCACCTCCGGCACCGGCACGCTCTTCTCCGGCCCGGACGACATCTGGGGCAACGGCCTGCCGGCCAACCTGGAGACGGCCGCCTCCGACGCCCACTACGGCGCGCAGGTGACGTGGGACTACTTCAAGAACGTCCACGGCCGCAACGGCCTGCGCAACGACGGGGTCTCCCCGTACAGCCGGGTCCACTACGGCAACAACTACGTGAACGCCTTCTGGGACGACTCCTGCTTCTGCATGACGTACGGCGACGGTGATGGCAACGCCAAGCCGCTCACCTCCACCGACGTGGCCGCGCACGAGATGACGCACGGCCTGACCTCGGTCACCGGCAACATGACGTACGCCGGCGAGCCGGGCGGTCTGAACGAGGCCACCTCCGACATCTTCGCGGCGGCGGTCGAGTTCTACGCGGCCAACCCGCAGGACGTCGGCGACTACCTGGTCGGCGAGAAGATCGACATCCGCGGCAACGGCACCCCGCTGCGCTACATGGACAAGCCGAGCAAGGACGGCTCGTCGAAGGACGCCTGGTACTCGGGCATCGGCTCGATCGACGTCCACTACTCCTCGGGCCCGGCCAACCACTGGTACTACCTGGCCTCCGAGGGCTCGGGCGCCAAGGTCGTCAACGGCGTGAGCTACGACTCGCCGACCTCCGACGGCCTCCCGGTCACCGCGATCGGCCGTGACGCCGCGTCCAAGATCTGGTTCCGCGCCCTGACCACCAACCTGTTCAGGTCGAACACCAACTACGCGGCCGCCCGTACCGCCACCCTGCAGGCCGCTGCCGACCTGTACGGCGCCGGCTCGACCACGTACAACAACGCCGCGAACGCCTGGGCCGCCATCAATGTCGGTCCGCGCATCGTCAACGGCGTCACGGTCACCAACCCGGGCAACCAGACCACCGTCACGGGCAGCGCCGTCAGCCTCCAGGTCCAGGCCACCAGCACCAACGCGGGTGCCCTGAGCTACGCGGCCACCGGTCTGCCGGCCGGGCTGTCGATCAACTCCTCCAACGGCCTGATCTCGGGTACGGCCTCCACGGCGGGCACGTCCAACGTGACCGTCACGGTGACCGACTCGGCGAACCAGACCGGGACGGCGGCGTTCACCTGGACGGTCGGCACCTCGCAGCCGAACGTCTTCGAGAACACCACCGACTACGCCATCGCCGACAACGCGACGGTCGACTCCCCGATCACCGTGAACCGCACGGGCAACGCCCCGAGCACCCTCAAGGTGGACCTCAACATCCTCCACACGTACATCGGTGACCTGAAGGTCGACCTCGTCGCCCCCGACGGCACCCTGTACAACCTGCACAACCGCACCGGTGGCAGCGCGGACAACATCATCAAGTCCGTCACGGTCAACGCCTCCTCCGAGGTCGCCCAGGGTGTGTGGAAGCTCCGGGTCAACGACAACGCGAACATCGACACCGGCAAGATCGACAGCTGGAAGCTCACCTTCTGA
- a CDS encoding nitronate monooxygenase: MPQTPTTAPAAQHPWLIQGGMGVGVSGWRLARAVSGEGQLGVVSGTALDVVLARVLQTGDPGGHARRALAAFPLPELAQSALDLYFREEGLAAGAAMRTTPRLRATGGSQAEILTVLGNFVEVWLAKEGHDGVIGINYLEKIQLATAPAMFGAILAGVDYVLVGAGVPGHIPALASRLARYERCVSTIRVEGGPHGEEPLEHLFDPAALLAGHLPGPLRRPHVLAIVSLPVLAAYLARDEITRPDGFVIETSQAGGHSAPPRGPMKLDEDGEPVYGPRDSPDLAKMAALGLPFWLAGGQAGPGAVAEALAGGAAGVQIGSAFALCEESGMARHLREELLERAHGGTLSVRNDPEASPTSFPFKVADLPGTISEPEVAEARRRVCDLGFLRTPVRGPRGLVYRCAAEPVAAYVRKGGEASDTKGRQCLCNGLLATIGLAQRRPHGRVEPPLVTIGKDLSFLPELAPNAEPYTAADVVHWLAAGADRPTAG, translated from the coding sequence ATGCCGCAGACCCCCACGACCGCCCCCGCCGCGCAGCACCCCTGGCTGATCCAGGGCGGCATGGGCGTCGGCGTCTCCGGCTGGCGGCTGGCCAGGGCCGTCTCCGGCGAGGGCCAGCTCGGTGTGGTCTCCGGGACGGCGCTGGACGTCGTACTGGCCCGCGTGCTGCAGACCGGGGACCCCGGCGGCCACGCCCGCCGGGCCCTGGCGGCCTTCCCGCTGCCGGAGCTCGCCCAGTCCGCCCTCGACCTCTACTTCCGCGAGGAGGGCCTCGCGGCCGGCGCGGCGATGCGCACCACCCCGCGACTGCGGGCGACGGGCGGATCGCAGGCCGAGATCCTCACCGTCCTCGGCAACTTCGTCGAGGTCTGGCTCGCCAAGGAGGGACATGACGGTGTCATCGGCATCAACTACCTGGAGAAGATCCAGCTCGCCACGGCCCCCGCGATGTTCGGCGCGATCCTGGCAGGCGTCGACTACGTGCTCGTGGGCGCGGGAGTCCCCGGTCACATCCCGGCCCTCGCCTCAAGGCTGGCGCGCTACGAACGCTGCGTGAGCACGATTCGCGTGGAGGGAGGACCTCATGGGGAAGAACCCCTGGAGCACCTCTTCGACCCCGCGGCCCTGCTCGCCGGGCACCTGCCCGGCCCGCTGCGCCGGCCCCACGTGCTGGCCATCGTCTCGCTCCCGGTCCTGGCCGCCTACCTGGCCCGGGACGAGATCACCCGCCCCGACGGCTTCGTGATCGAGACCAGCCAGGCCGGCGGCCACAGCGCCCCGCCGCGCGGGCCGATGAAGCTCGACGAGGACGGCGAGCCGGTCTACGGCCCGCGCGACAGCCCCGACCTCGCCAAGATGGCGGCGCTCGGGCTGCCGTTCTGGCTCGCCGGCGGCCAGGCCGGCCCCGGGGCCGTGGCCGAGGCGCTCGCCGGGGGCGCGGCCGGGGTCCAGATCGGCAGCGCGTTCGCCCTGTGCGAGGAGTCGGGCATGGCCCGCCACCTGCGCGAGGAACTGCTGGAGCGGGCCCACGGCGGCACCCTCTCGGTCCGCAACGACCCCGAGGCCTCGCCCACTTCCTTCCCGTTCAAGGTGGCGGACCTGCCGGGGACGATCTCCGAGCCGGAGGTGGCCGAAGCCCGGCGCCGGGTCTGCGACCTCGGGTTCCTGCGCACGCCCGTACGGGGTCCGCGCGGTCTGGTCTACCGGTGCGCGGCCGAGCCGGTGGCCGCGTACGTCCGCAAGGGCGGCGAGGCCTCCGACACCAAGGGCCGCCAGTGCCTGTGCAACGGCCTGCTGGCCACGATCGGGCTGGCCCAGCGGCGGCCGCACGGCCGGGTGGAGCCCCCGCTGGTGACGATCGGCAAGGACCTGTCCTTCCTCCCGGAGCTCGCCCCGAACGCCGAGCCCTACACGGCCGCGGACGTGGTGCACTGGCTCGCGGCGGGCGCGGACCGGCCTACGGCCGGCTGA
- a CDS encoding GDP-L-fucose synthase family protein → MTSSPFLPPSARVFVAGHRGLVGSAVVRRLTADGYEVLTRGRADLDLRDAAATAAYLRDARPDAVVLAAAKVGGIMANSTFPVQFLEDNLKIQLSVVAGAHAAEVGRLLFLGSSCIYPKLAPQPISEDALLTGPLEPTNEAYALAKIAGIVQVQSYRKQYGASYISAMPTNLYGPGDNFDLESSHVLPALIRRFHEAAAEGREEVTLWGSGTPRREFLHVDDLAAACAVLLREYDGAEPVNIGCGEDLTIRTLAETVAEVTGFRGRLAWDTSKPDGTPRKLLDVTRLRALGWKPAVPLREGIAATYAWWREQGGGPGHGQTRGQS, encoded by the coding sequence ATGACAAGTTCGCCGTTCCTGCCCCCGAGCGCCCGCGTCTTCGTCGCCGGCCACCGCGGCCTCGTGGGGTCCGCGGTCGTCCGCCGGCTCACCGCCGACGGGTACGAGGTGCTCACCCGCGGCCGCGCCGACCTCGATCTGCGCGATGCCGCCGCGACCGCGGCGTACCTGCGGGACGCCCGGCCCGACGCCGTCGTCCTGGCCGCCGCCAAGGTCGGCGGGATCATGGCCAACAGCACGTTCCCGGTGCAGTTCCTGGAGGACAACCTCAAGATCCAGCTGAGCGTCGTCGCCGGGGCGCACGCCGCGGAGGTCGGCCGGCTGCTGTTCCTCGGCTCCTCCTGCATCTACCCCAAGCTGGCCCCGCAGCCCATCAGCGAGGACGCCCTGCTGACCGGCCCGCTGGAGCCGACGAACGAGGCGTACGCCCTGGCGAAGATCGCCGGCATCGTCCAGGTCCAGTCGTACCGCAAGCAGTACGGGGCCTCGTACATCTCCGCCATGCCCACGAACCTCTACGGTCCGGGCGACAACTTCGACCTGGAGTCCTCGCACGTCCTGCCCGCCCTCATCCGCCGCTTCCACGAGGCCGCGGCCGAGGGGCGCGAGGAGGTCACGCTGTGGGGATCGGGGACGCCCCGCCGGGAGTTCCTGCACGTGGACGACCTGGCCGCGGCCTGCGCCGTGCTGCTGCGCGAGTACGACGGCGCCGAGCCGGTGAACATCGGCTGCGGCGAGGACCTGACCATCCGGACCCTCGCGGAGACCGTCGCCGAGGTGACCGGCTTCCGCGGCAGGCTCGCCTGGGACACCTCCAAGCCCGACGGCACGCCCCGCAAGCTGCTGGACGTGACCCGGCTGCGCGCCCTCGGGTGGAAGCCCGCGGTCCCGCTGCGCGAGGGCATCGCCGCCACGTACGCCTGGTGGCGCGAGCAGGGCGGCGGGCCCGGACACGGGCAGACCCGCGGGCAGAGCTGA
- a CDS encoding sugar transferase, with the protein MRHVHIPVQRVAEAARASAMPARGLGDKARWYLPAAVSADLIGAGVPVGLVFEAAQQARPLYCALGAALAWTGVQLMRRRYAGRALGESRGVLPVVHDWLILIGVLAVARVITGENTPRLAALGALVPALLVTVACHKLTYRHLSAARREAHAVSRVLVVGEPDSAESVIGHLAARTDHPYVVVGVVPVGPGTMDNGVPVAARLGSETAQSPNGDSTAVLGAVAAHRADLVLVAPGARLAGERLRRISWALHDAGLELAVFPGLVEVSVKRLETLSAGGLAMLRVAPPVSRGVQPLLKSVLDRAGAAIGLVLLSPAFLAMVLAIRFGSRGPAFYRQRRIGRDGVPFVMWKFRTMVVDADARKAELSGANENDGLMFKMRRDPRVTRVGRLLRRTSMDELPQLINVVAGNMSLVGPRPPLPEEVAEYDEVELRRLAVRPGMTGLWQISGRSDLSWDETIQLDLQYVDNWSFTSDVDVMGRTLRAVVDGRGAY; encoded by the coding sequence ATGAGGCATGTCCATATACCTGTGCAAAGAGTGGCCGAAGCGGCCCGGGCGTCGGCCATGCCGGCCCGGGGCCTCGGCGACAAAGCCCGTTGGTACCTGCCCGCCGCGGTCTCCGCGGACCTGATCGGCGCGGGAGTCCCCGTCGGCCTGGTCTTCGAGGCGGCCCAGCAGGCACGGCCGCTCTACTGCGCCCTCGGCGCGGCCCTGGCCTGGACCGGCGTGCAGCTGATGCGCCGACGCTATGCCGGCCGCGCGCTCGGGGAATCGCGGGGAGTTCTGCCGGTCGTACACGACTGGCTGATTCTGATCGGCGTACTCGCCGTGGCCCGCGTGATCACCGGGGAGAACACCCCCCGGCTGGCCGCCCTCGGCGCCCTCGTGCCCGCTCTGCTCGTCACCGTCGCCTGCCACAAGCTGACCTACCGCCACCTCTCCGCCGCCCGGCGCGAGGCCCACGCCGTGAGCCGGGTGCTGGTCGTCGGCGAGCCCGACTCCGCCGAGTCCGTCATCGGGCACCTCGCCGCGCGCACCGACCACCCGTACGTGGTGGTCGGGGTGGTCCCGGTGGGCCCCGGCACGATGGACAACGGCGTGCCCGTCGCGGCACGGCTCGGCTCCGAGACGGCGCAGTCCCCGAACGGGGACTCCACCGCCGTGCTCGGCGCCGTCGCCGCCCACCGCGCCGACCTGGTGCTCGTCGCACCGGGGGCCCGGCTCGCGGGGGAGCGGCTGCGCCGGATCTCCTGGGCCCTGCACGACGCCGGGCTCGAACTGGCGGTCTTCCCCGGCCTGGTGGAAGTCTCCGTCAAGCGGCTCGAAACCCTGTCCGCGGGCGGCCTGGCCATGCTGCGGGTGGCGCCGCCGGTGAGCCGGGGCGTGCAGCCCCTCCTGAAGTCGGTACTGGACCGGGCGGGCGCGGCGATCGGACTGGTCCTGCTGTCGCCGGCCTTCCTCGCGATGGTCCTGGCGATCCGCTTCGGCTCGCGCGGTCCCGCCTTCTACCGGCAGCGGCGCATCGGCCGCGACGGGGTCCCCTTCGTCATGTGGAAGTTCCGCACGATGGTCGTGGACGCCGACGCGCGCAAGGCCGAGCTGTCCGGGGCCAACGAGAACGACGGCCTCATGTTCAAGATGCGCCGCGACCCCCGGGTGACCCGCGTGGGCCGGCTGCTGCGCCGCACGTCCATGGACGAACTGCCCCAGCTGATCAATGTGGTGGCGGGCAACATGTCACTGGTCGGCCCGCGCCCGCCGCTGCCGGAGGAGGTGGCGGAGTACGACGAGGTCGAACTGCGCAGGCTCGCCGTGCGGCCCGGGATGACCGGGCTGTGGCAGATCAGCGGGCGGTCCGACCTCTCGTGGGACGAAACCATCCAGCTCGACCTGCAGTACGTGGACAACTGGTCGTTCACCAGTGACGTCGACGTGATGGGCCGCACGCTCCGCGCCGTGGTCGACGGCCGCGGAGCGTACTGA
- the glgP gene encoding alpha-glucan family phosphorylase, producing the protein MKAIRRFTVRPVLPETLSPLADLARNLRWSWHAETRELFQSVDPEGWQAAGGDPVRLLGAVSAARIAELAGDRRFLRRLAVAAADLDDYVHGGRWYQSHEAAAELPAGIAYFSPEFGITAALPQYSGGLGILAGDHLKAASDLGVPLIGVGLLYRHGYFRQSLSRDGWQQEHYPVLDPNELPVALVREEDGTPARVSLSLPGGRSLHAHVWQARVGRVPLLLLDSDVEENDAVAREVTDRLYGGGSDHRLLQEMLLGIGGVRAVRAYCRITGHPDPEVFHTNEGHAGFLGLERIRELEGAQGLGFDAAVEAVRAGTVFTTHTPVPAGIDRFDRALVARHFGEGGELAGVPVDRILALGAETYPGGDPGVFNMAVMGLRLAQRANGVSTLHGAVSRGMFAGLWPGFDPADVPITSVTNGVHAPTWVAPEVVKLGAKQIGAGRTEDALSVGGSQRWDAVADIPDQDVWDLRRVLREQLVHEVRDRLRASWRQRGAADAELGWVDSVLDPDVLTIGFARRVPSYKRLTLMLRDPDRLRRLLLDPDRPVQIVVAGKAHPADDGGKRLVQELVRFADDPRVRHRIVFLPDYGMAMAQKLYPGCDVWLNNPLRPLEACGTSGMKAALNGCLNLSVLDGWWDEWFEPDFGWAIPTADGLGADEDRRDDLEANALYDLIEGRVAPRFYDRAGQAGLPVRWIEMVRRTLVSLGPKVLAGRMVREYVERLYAPAALSHRALTPDAARDLAWWKGRVRAAWPKLTVEHVEALTAGPVGGTAELGATLTLRVQVSLDALAPEDVEVQAVAGRVDAQDVIQGGRAFPLKPAGGPDLEGRWLYEGPLALDRTGPFGYTVRIMPAHPLLATPAELGLVAGPVDTDAGGGVVLR; encoded by the coding sequence GTGAAGGCTATCCGTCGATTCACCGTGCGCCCCGTCCTCCCCGAGACCCTCTCGCCGCTCGCCGACCTCGCGCGCAACCTGCGCTGGTCCTGGCACGCCGAGACCCGTGAACTCTTCCAATCCGTCGATCCCGAGGGCTGGCAAGCCGCCGGCGGTGATCCCGTCCGGCTGCTCGGTGCCGTGTCCGCCGCGCGGATCGCCGAGCTCGCCGGGGACCGGCGGTTCCTGAGGCGGCTCGCCGTCGCCGCCGCCGACCTCGATGACTACGTCCACGGCGGGAGGTGGTACCAGAGCCACGAGGCGGCCGCGGAGCTGCCCGCCGGCATCGCCTACTTCTCGCCCGAGTTCGGGATCACCGCCGCCCTGCCCCAGTACTCCGGCGGGCTCGGGATCCTCGCCGGGGACCACCTCAAGGCCGCCAGCGACCTCGGCGTCCCCCTCATCGGCGTCGGACTCCTCTACCGGCACGGGTACTTCCGCCAGTCCCTCTCCCGGGACGGCTGGCAGCAGGAGCACTATCCGGTGCTCGACCCCAACGAACTGCCCGTCGCGCTGGTGCGCGAGGAGGACGGGACCCCCGCGCGGGTGTCCCTGAGCCTCCCCGGCGGCCGGTCCCTGCACGCCCACGTCTGGCAGGCACGCGTCGGCCGGGTGCCGCTGCTGCTCCTCGACTCCGACGTCGAGGAGAACGACGCCGTCGCCCGCGAGGTGACCGACCGGCTGTACGGGGGAGGGAGCGACCACCGGCTGTTGCAGGAGATGCTCCTCGGCATCGGCGGGGTCCGGGCGGTGCGCGCCTACTGCCGGATCACCGGACACCCCGACCCCGAGGTCTTCCACACCAACGAGGGCCACGCCGGATTCCTGGGGCTGGAGCGCATAAGAGAACTGGAGGGGGCGCAGGGACTCGGCTTCGACGCCGCCGTCGAAGCCGTCCGGGCCGGCACCGTGTTCACCACGCACACCCCCGTCCCCGCCGGCATCGACCGCTTCGACCGGGCCCTGGTCGCCCGCCACTTCGGCGAGGGCGGCGAACTGGCCGGCGTACCCGTCGACCGGATCCTGGCCCTCGGCGCCGAGACCTACCCCGGCGGCGACCCCGGGGTGTTCAACATGGCGGTGATGGGCCTGCGCCTCGCCCAGCGGGCCAACGGGGTCTCCACCCTGCACGGCGCCGTCAGCCGCGGGATGTTCGCCGGGCTGTGGCCGGGCTTCGACCCCGCCGACGTGCCCATCACCTCGGTGACCAACGGCGTCCACGCCCCGACCTGGGTGGCGCCCGAGGTCGTGAAGCTCGGCGCGAAGCAGATCGGCGCCGGCCGCACCGAGGACGCGCTCTCCGTCGGCGGCTCGCAGCGCTGGGACGCCGTCGCGGACATCCCCGACCAGGACGTCTGGGACCTGCGCCGGGTGCTCCGGGAGCAGCTCGTCCACGAGGTACGGGACCGCCTGCGCGCCTCCTGGCGCCAGCGCGGGGCCGCCGACGCCGAGCTGGGCTGGGTGGACTCCGTCCTCGACCCGGACGTGCTGACCATCGGGTTCGCCCGCCGGGTGCCGTCCTACAAGCGGCTCACCCTGATGCTGCGCGACCCCGACCGGCTGCGCCGTCTGCTGCTGGACCCGGACCGGCCCGTGCAGATCGTGGTCGCGGGCAAGGCGCACCCGGCCGACGACGGCGGTAAGCGGCTCGTCCAGGAACTGGTGAGGTTCGCGGACGATCCCCGCGTGCGCCACCGGATCGTGTTCCTGCCCGACTACGGCATGGCCATGGCCCAGAAGCTCTACCCGGGCTGCGACGTCTGGCTGAACAACCCGCTGCGCCCGCTGGAGGCCTGCGGCACCAGCGGGATGAAGGCGGCGCTCAACGGCTGCCTCAACCTGTCCGTCCTGGACGGCTGGTGGGACGAGTGGTTCGAGCCGGACTTCGGCTGGGCCATCCCGACCGCCGACGGCCTCGGCGCCGACGAGGACCGCCGCGACGACCTGGAGGCCAACGCCCTCTACGACCTGATCGAGGGCCGGGTCGCACCCCGGTTCTACGACCGGGCCGGACAGGCCGGACTCCCGGTGCGGTGGATCGAGATGGTCCGGCGCACCCTCGTCTCCCTGGGGCCCAAGGTGCTCGCGGGGCGCATGGTGAGGGAGTACGTGGAGCGGCTCTACGCTCCGGCCGCGCTCTCCCACCGCGCCCTGACCCCGGACGCGGCGCGGGACCTCGCCTGGTGGAAGGGCCGGGTCCGGGCGGCCTGGCCGAAGCTCACCGTCGAGCACGTGGAGGCCCTGACCGCGGGCCCGGTCGGCGGCACCGCCGAACTCGGGGCCACCCTCACCCTGCGCGTGCAGGTCTCCCTCGACGCCTTGGCCCCCGAGGACGTGGAGGTACAGGCCGTCGCGGGCCGGGTCGACGCGCAGGACGTGATCCAGGGCGGGCGGGCCTTCCCGCTCAAGCCCGCCGGCGGACCGGACCTGGAGGGGCGCTGGCTGTACGAGGGCCCGCTCGCCCTCGACCGTACGGGGCCCTTCGGCTACACCGTACGGATCATGCCGGCGCACCCGCTGCTGGCGACCCCGGCCGAACTGGGCCTGGTCGCGGGCCCTGTGGACACGGACGCGGGAGGCGGTGTCGTACTGCGCTGA
- a CDS encoding alpha-1,4-glucan--maltose-1-phosphate maltosyltransferase, giving the protein MIGRIPVLDVRPAVDCGVRPAKAVVDEVFEISATVFREGHDAVAAHVVLRDPSGRLRPPVSLSELAPGTDRWGARVSAEVEGRWTYTVEAWSDPVGTWRAHAAVKIPAGIDTGLTLLEGAELYERAAAKIPKRDGREHVLAAADVMRDEDRPVAERYAAALGPRIDALLAKRPLRELVTASKPLPLLIERKRALFGSWYELFPRSEGAVLEPGGAPVSGTFTTAAERLPAIAAMGFDVVYLPPIHPIGSTCRKGPNNTLSAGSWDPGVPWAIGSTEGGHDAVHPELGTLEDFDAFVAKARELRIEVALDFALQCSPDHPWVEKHPEWFRHRADGTIAYAENPPKKYQDIVPIHFDSDMAGIVEETVRILRHWMEHGVRIFRVDNPHTKPVVFWQKVIADINKSDPDVIFLAEAFTRPAMMRALAAVGFQQSYTYFTWRNTKAELTAYVTELADTRSASVMRPNFFVNTPDILHAYLQHGGRPAFEIRAVLAATLSPTWGVYAGYELCENTPAKEGSEEYLNSEKYELRPRDWAAADREGRTIAPLITSLNRLRRRNPALQQLRDIHFHPTDNEQVIAYSKHAGSNSVLVVVNLDPHHTQEATVSLDMPVLGLDWHGSLAVRDELTGETYHWGRANYVRLEPGRTPAHVLAALRPSPPTGGSPIS; this is encoded by the coding sequence ATGATCGGTCGCATTCCCGTGCTGGACGTCCGCCCCGCCGTCGACTGCGGCGTCAGACCCGCCAAGGCGGTCGTGGACGAGGTCTTCGAGATTTCCGCCACCGTGTTCCGCGAGGGGCACGACGCCGTGGCGGCCCATGTCGTGCTCCGAGATCCGAGCGGACGGCTGCGGCCGCCCGTGTCCCTGTCCGAGCTCGCTCCCGGCACCGACCGGTGGGGGGCCCGGGTGTCCGCCGAGGTCGAGGGGAGGTGGACGTACACCGTCGAGGCGTGGAGCGACCCGGTGGGCACCTGGCGGGCCCACGCGGCGGTGAAGATCCCGGCCGGGATCGACACCGGGCTCACCCTCCTGGAGGGCGCCGAGCTCTACGAGCGGGCCGCCGCCAAGATCCCCAAGCGCGACGGCCGCGAGCACGTGCTGGCCGCCGCGGACGTGATGCGCGACGAGGACCGGCCCGTCGCCGAACGGTACGCGGCCGCCCTCGGCCCCCGGATCGACGCGCTGCTCGCGAAGCGTCCGCTCCGGGAGCTGGTGACGGCCTCCAAGCCGCTGCCGCTGCTGATCGAGCGCAAGCGGGCCCTCTTCGGGTCCTGGTACGAGCTGTTCCCCCGGTCGGAGGGGGCGGTGCTGGAGCCCGGCGGGGCTCCCGTCAGCGGGACCTTCACGACCGCCGCCGAGCGGCTGCCGGCCATCGCGGCGATGGGCTTCGACGTGGTGTACCTGCCGCCCATCCACCCGATCGGGAGCACCTGCCGCAAGGGCCCGAACAACACGCTGTCCGCCGGGAGTTGGGATCCGGGCGTGCCCTGGGCCATCGGCTCCACCGAGGGCGGCCACGACGCGGTCCACCCCGAGCTCGGCACCCTGGAGGACTTCGACGCCTTCGTCGCCAAGGCCCGCGAGCTGCGCATCGAGGTGGCGCTCGACTTCGCCCTGCAGTGCTCCCCGGACCACCCGTGGGTGGAGAAGCACCCGGAGTGGTTCCGCCACCGCGCCGACGGGACGATCGCGTACGCGGAGAACCCGCCGAAGAAGTACCAGGACATCGTCCCCATCCACTTCGACTCCGACATGGCCGGCATCGTCGAGGAGACGGTGCGGATCCTGCGGCACTGGATGGAGCACGGGGTCCGGATCTTCCGGGTCGACAACCCGCACACCAAGCCGGTGGTCTTCTGGCAGAAGGTGATCGCGGACATCAACAAGTCCGACCCCGACGTGATCTTCCTCGCCGAGGCCTTCACCCGCCCCGCGATGATGCGGGCGCTCGCCGCCGTCGGCTTCCAGCAGTCCTACACGTACTTCACCTGGCGCAACACCAAGGCCGAGCTGACCGCGTACGTGACCGAGCTCGCGGACACCCGCTCCGCCTCCGTCATGCGGCCGAATTTCTTCGTCAACACCCCCGACATCCTGCACGCATACCTTCAGCACGGCGGCCGCCCCGCCTTCGAGATCCGCGCGGTCCTCGCCGCCACGCTCTCCCCGACCTGGGGGGTCTACGCCGGTTACGAGCTCTGCGAGAACACCCCGGCCAAGGAGGGCAGCGAGGAGTACCTGAACTCCGAGAAGTACGAGCTGCGCCCGCGCGACTGGGCCGCCGCCGACCGCGAGGGCCGCACGATCGCCCCGCTGATCACCTCCCTGAACCGGCTGCGCCGGCGCAACCCGGCGCTCCAGCAGCTCCGCGACATCCATTTCCACCCGACCGACAACGAACAGGTGATCGCCTATTCGAAGCACGCGGGGAGCAATTCCGTACTGGTGGTCGTCAACCTCGATCCGCACCACACCCAGGAGGCGACGGTCTCGTTGGACATGCCGGTACTCGGCCTCGACTGGCACGGGTCCCTCGCGGTGCGCGACGAGCTCACCGGCGAGACCTATCACTGGGGCAGGGCCAACTACGTGCGCCTGGAACCGGGCCGCACGCCCGCGCACGTACTGGCGGCTCTGCGACCGTCCCCGCCCACCGGAGGGTCACCCATCTCATGA